The DNA sequence CTGATCGACTTCCCCTGGGCGCGCGTGCACGTCTACGCCGAGGAGCTGCGGGCGTTCACCGAGCCCCGCGACGCCGTCGAACGCGGGCGCTACCGCCGGATCCAGTTCGCGCACGGTCCACAGTGGACGTCCTATGCGGACACCGGGGAGCCGTGGTTCGGCTTCGACGCCGTCCGGCCGCTCGACGGCCTGCCGCCCGAGGTCCTGCTGGTCCCGCTCTCCGGCCACACGCGCGGGCACGCCGGGATCGCCGTCGACACCGGCAGCGGCTGGCTGTTCAACGCCGGCGACTCGTACTTCTTCCACGGCCAGGTCGACCCGGCCGGGCCCGGCTGCCCGCCCGGGCTCAAGTGGTTCGAAGGCCACATGGAGACGGTGAAGGGCGCCCGGCTGGACAATCACCGCCGGCTGCGCCAGCTTGTTCAGGAGCACGGCGGCGAGGTCACCGTCTTCGCCGCGCACGACGAGACCGAGTTCCTCCGGCTGAGCACCAGGAGCAGCGTATGAAGGTGCACCACCTGAACTGCGGATCGATGCGCCCGGCGGGCGGCAAGCTGCTCGACGGCGAGCCGGGCCTGCTGCGGCGGGCGGAGCTGGTCGCCCACTGCCTGCTGGTCGAAACCGGCGACGGCCTGGTGCTGGTCGACACCGGCTTCGGCAGCGAGGGCGTGGCCCGCCCCGGCGAGTGGCTGGGCCGGGCGTTCCTGACGATGGTCGGCGCCAAACCGGTCGCCGCCGAGACAGCGGTCGCGCAGATCAAGGCACTCGGCCTCGACCCGGCCGACGTCCGGCACATCGTGATGACCCACCTCGACGTCGACCACGCGGGCGGGCTGGCCGACTTCCCCAACGCCGTCGTGCACGTCCGCGCCGAGGAGCACCGCGCGGCCACGTCCCCGGCGAACGCGGCGGAGAAGAACCGCTACCGGGCGGCCCAGTTCGCGCACCGCCCGCTGTGGAGCACGTACGACGAGACGGGCGAGCCGTGGTTCGGCTTCGAAGCGGTCCGCTCGCTGAAGGGGCTGCCGGCGGAGTTCCTGCTGGTCCCGCTCACCGGCCACACGCGCGGCCACACGGGCGTCGCGGTCGACACGGGTGACGGCTGGCTGCTGCACGCGGGCGACGCGTACTTCTTCCACGGCCAGCTGGACCCGGTCGCACCGCACTGCCCGCCGGGGCTGACGGTGTTCCAGAACCTCGTGCAGACCCTGCGCGGGCCGCGGCTGGAGAACCTGGCGCGGCTGCACGAGCTGGCGCGGGACCACCACGACGAGGTCAAGGTGTTCTCGGCGCACAGCCCGGTCGAACTGGCCGCCCTGCGCCGCTGAGGGAACCGGATGATCTCCCGTCGCATCTGAGCCGCGACGAAGGAGGTTCAGCGGTGACGAACAAGTGGTGGAGTGCGGCCTTGACCGGGGCGGTCGCGGTGCTGGTCACGGCGTGCGGGAGCGACACCCCGCCCGCACCGGCCGCCGCCGCGGCGCCGGAAGCGCCGCCGCTCGACCTCTCCGGGGTCGTCCTGCTGCAGCAGGCGCCGACGCACCTCGACGACGTCGTCTTCGCCGATCCCGCCACCGGCGCGGCGAAGACGACCTTGTCGCTGCCCGGGTACGACAGCTCGCTGAACCGGTTCGCCGGGCCGGCCACCAAGCTGGACCTCATCTCGCCCGACGGTCAGTACGCGACGCTCGAAACCGACGACGGCGTCGACGTGTTCAAGCTCAACGCCGCCGACCGGCGGTACGAACGCACCGGCACCGTGCCGGAACCGGAGCGGTCGATGAGCGAGAAGGCGGCCAGGTTCCGGAACCCGCGGTTCGGGCCGGCCGGGTCGAAGCTGTACTTCGACGACGGCGAGGCGGTGTACTCCGTCGACTACCGGCAGCTCGGGCAGCCGGTGAAGGAAGCCGCCATCGTGCCGAACAGCAGCTCCGACCAGCACGTGGAGGACTGGGCGATCGACCCGCGGGGCGCGGTGCTGACCTGGAAGGACGCCCGGCACGCCGGCGACGGCCTGACGTACCTGACCGACTCGGCGGGCGCGATCGCCTACGCCTTCTACGAAGAACCCGGCGCCGTCTACCAGTTCGTCACCGCGCTCGACGCGACGACCGTGCTGATGTCCGCCGTCTCCGGCTCCGAAGAGCACGGCGTCCTGATGCGCCTGTCGATCGCCGGCGGAACGCCGCAGCTCACCAAGCTGGTCGACCGGTCCGAGCCGATGATCGCCAAGACCGCGGCGGCCCCGGACAAGGCCGCCGTGCTGTACCAGACCGACCAGGACGAGTGGTTCCAGTCGCCGGCCACGCCGGGCGCGGTCGCGCGGCCCGCGCTCGGCCTGCTGAAGCCGACCGGGACGCTGTCGGAGCGGAAGCTCGTCGGCTGGGCGTGATCAGCTGGCGTCGACGGCCTGCTTGACCAGCGGCGCCATCTGCTCCGGCGTCATCTTGGCCGGGCCGGTGTAGTTGACCAGCACCGGCGTGCCCGCGACCAGCTCCGCCGTGGCGAGGGTCGCCGTCTTCTGCTCGTCGACGTAGTAGACGGCGCCGTCCGGGAAGCCGGCGACGTCCTTCGCGCCCGGCTTGGCCTTCTTGATCGACGCCACCATCTCGGCGGGCTTGCCCTGCTTGCCCTCGTAGCGGGTGACCGCGAGCGCGCCCGCGGCCTTGCCGTCCAGCTGGTACTCGCAGCTGCGGGCCTTGCCGCCGTTGGCCGCGTTGTCCTGCACCGGACCCGCGACCGCCGTGAGGTTGTCCAGGAACAGCGCCTTCGACACGGCCGCCGCGGGCAGCAGCTTGCACGGGTCCAGCGACGCGGCGGCGGCGTTCGAGCTCGGCGCCGGCTTCGGGGCCGCGGACGACGACGTCGCCGTGGTGGGTTTGTCCCCCGAAGAGCAGGCGGTCAAAGCGGCAAAAGCGACCAATACGACGGCGAAGGTACGCATGACCGCACCGTACTCTGAACGGCCTACGCGGTCGGTGCCCGGTATCGCCAGAACGCCGGGAGCACGAACATCGCGGCGCAGACCAGCACGATGACCAGCAGGCCACCACCGGTCGCGGCCGCCGTCGTGCCGAACGCGGCGGCACCCCAGCCGTGGGTGAGGTCGGCGATCCGCGGGCCGCCCGCCACCACGACGGTGAAGACGCCCTGGAGCCGGCCTCGCATCTCGTCGGTGGTGGCTACCTGCAGGATCGCCATCCGGTAGACGGCACTGACCATGTCCGCGGCGCCGGCGAGCGCCATGAAGACGACGGCGAGCCACAGCGAGTGCGCCAGCCCGAACCCGGCGACCGCCGCACCCCACGCGCAGATCGAGACGACCACCGCGACGCCCTGGCGGTGGATGCGCGTCAGCCAGCCGCTGAACAGGCCGATCAGCATCGCGCCCAGCGGCAGCGCGGCGTAGAGCCAGCCGAGCGCGGGCCCGCCGCCGGGCGGATCGCCGAACGTGCGCTCGGCCATTTCCGGGATCAGCGCCCGCGGCATGCCGAAGACCATCGCGATGATGTCGGCGACGAAGGAGGCCAGCAGGATCTTCTGCCCGGCGAGGTACTTGAAGCCGTCGATGACGTCGCTGAGCCCGGCGCGCCGCGACGGCCCGTTGAGCGGCGGGATCGACGGCAGCCGCCAGACGGCGACGAGCGTGATCGCGAGGGCGACGACGTCGATCAGGTAGAGCGTCGAGAGCCCGAGGACCGGGATCAACGCACCGGCGAGCAGCGGGCCGAAGACCGCGCCGAAGGTCGACATGGTGGTGTTCAGCGCGTTCGCCGACGGCAGCAGTTCGCCGGGCACGAGCCGGGCGACGACCGCGCCGCGCGTCGGCATGTTGATCGCGAAGAACGCCTGGTTGACGGCGAGGAGGCCGAGCACCAGCCAGACCGAGCCGAAGTTCGCGAACGCCTGCAGCCAGAGCAGCGCGGACGTGACCGCGACCCCGACGTTCGTGACGAAGAGCAGCTTCCGCCGATCGACGGCGTCGGCGACGGCCCCGCCCCAGAGCCCGAAGACCAGCAGCGGCACGAGCGCGACGAGCCCGGTGAGCCCGACGTAGGCGGAGGACCCGGTGAGGTCGAAGACCTGCTTCGGCACCGCGACGGCGGTCAGCTGGGTACCGACGGCGGTGACCACAGTGGACAGCCAGAGCCGCCGGAAAGCCGGGATCTTCAGCGGCCGCGTGTCGACGATGATGCGTCCGAGGACCTTGCGCACGCCCGAGCGGGGCGGCAGTGTCCCCGGTTCACCAGTCACAACAGACGAGCTTAGCTCGGCTAACTATCTCGCCGCAGGTGATTTACCTCGCCCGGGTCAAGCGCCCCAATGTGGCGTTGGTTGCGTCCAACGCACCCAATGTGGCGTTCGGTGCGTCAGACGCACCGAACGCCACATTGGGGCGCTTGGGGTCAGGGGGCGACGCGCTCCACGTGCCAGCCGTCGTCCGTCCGCACGTACCGCAACCGGTCGTGCATCCGGTCCTCCCGCCCCTGCCAGAACTCCACCAGGTCCGGCCGGATCCGCCAGCCGCCCCAGTGCGGGGGCGCCGGGATGTGCTCCACGTCCGCGAAGCGGCGCTCGATCCCGCTCAACGCGTTGTCCAGCGCGCGCCGCCCATCGACCACACGGGACTGCGGGGACGCCCACGCCCCCAGCTGCGAACCGCGCGGGCGCTTCGCCCAGTACTCCGCCGTCTCCTTGGTGCCGACCTTCTCCACCTCGCCGCGGACGTGGACCTGGCGCTGCAGCGGGTACCAGGGGAACGTGACCGACGCGTACCGGGTCGCGGTCAGGTCGTGGCTCTTGGTCGACGTGTAGTTCGTGTAGAACACGACGCCGCGGTCGTCGAGGCCCTTGCACAACACGGTGCGCGACGAGGGGCGGCCCTCGGCGTCCGCCGTCGCGAGGACCATCGCGTTCGGTTCGGCGATGCCCGCGGCGACGGCCTGGTTCAGCCAGCCCTGCAATTGGTCGGTCCAGGTGGCGGCGAGCGCGGATTCGTCGAACGCGGCGCCGTCGTAGGCCACTCGCATTCCCGGAAGCCGTACTACGGCGTCTTCCACCTGGTCCTCGATTCCCGGCATCATGGCCAAACCTCCACGCCCGGTCGGGGCATCAGTCGACTTCGGCTCTAGGCACGTTAAGGCCTCGCGAGCTGCAGCGGAACCCACTGAACGGTGACACCCGACACCACGTCGGCGCCATCAGCCCGTAACCGCAGGACAGCAAGCCGTAACCCCCGCGTTACCCGCCGGACCAGGATCGATACAGGACGCACCTACCTTCGGCCCGTTCCCCACCACCCCGGAGGCAGGCATGACCGAGACCCTGTCCAGCGCCGAAGAAAGCGCCCCGCCGAAACGCCGCTACGCCCCGCTCGCGGCCAACGAAAACCGCGAGGACTACTCACTGCGCTTCGCCGCTCATTCGTTCCGGAAATGGTCACCGTTCGTGGTCGCGACGACGGCGCTGGGCGGTATCGCCTACCTCGCCGATTTCGCGATCGGCGCCAGCATCGTCCTTTCCTACGGGTTCACGTCCGGGGTCCTCGCGATCCTCGCCGCCGCCGTCGTGATCTTCGTGACCGGTGTGCCCATCGCGGCCGCCTGCGCGAAGTCCGGTGTGGACATGGACCTGCTGACCCGCGGAGCCGGCTTCGGCTACTTCGGGTCGACGCTGACGTCGCTGGTCTACGCGAGCTTCACCGTCATCTTCTTCTCCCTCGAAGGCTCGATCATGGGCCAGGCCTTCGAGCTCGCCCTCGGCATCCCGCTGCCGATCGGCTACCTGCTCGCCACGCTGATCGTGCTGCCGTTCGCGCTCTACGGCATGGGCGCGGTCGCGAAGATGCAGACCTGGACGCAGCCGCTCTGGATCGCCGGGCTGGTGCTGCCGTTCGTCGTCGTGCTGGTCCGCGAGCCGGGCAAGTTCGCCGAGTTCGCGCACTTCGCGGGCACCGACGGCGCCGGCTCGGGGTTCTCGGCGATCGGGTTCGGCCTCGGCATGGGTGTCGCGCTGTCGCTGATCGGGCAGATCGGCGAACAGGCCGACTACCTGCGGTTCATGCCCGAGAAGACCGCCGAGAACAAGCGGTCGTGGTGGGCCGCGGTGCTCGCCGCCGGCCCCGGCTGGGTGATCCTCGGCGCCGCGAAGCAGATCGGCGGGGCGCTGCTGGCGTTCCTCGCGCTCGGCGTCGTCGGGAAGACGCACGCGCTCGAGCCGATCGCGCCGTACCTGGAAGCGGTGAAGCCGGCCCTCGGCCCGGTCGCGCTGACGTTCGCCGCGCTGTTCGTCGTCGTCTCGCAGATCAAGATCAACACGACGAACGCGTACTCGGGCTCGCTGTCGTTCGCGAACTTCTTCTCCCGCGTGCTGCACAAGCACCCCGGCCGCGTCTGGTACGTGCTGGTGAACTGCGGGATCGCGCTCGCGCTGATGGAGTTCGGCGCGTTCGGCTTCCTGAACAAGATCCTGGGCTTCTACTCGAACGTCGCGATCGCGTGGATCGGCGCGGTGTGCGCCGACCTGGTGATCGCGAAGCCGCTCGGGCTTTCGCCGCGCTACATCGAGTTCAAGCGGGCCTACCTGCACAAGATCAACCCGGTCGGGTTCGGCTCGATGCTCGTCGCGTCGGCGGTGTCGATCGTGGCGTACTTCGGCGCGTTCGGGCCGTTCCTGGCCGCGTTCAGCCCGCTGCTCGCCCTGCTCATCGCCATCGTGCTGGTGCCGACGCTCGCCGTCGCGACGAAGGGGAAGTACTACCTGGCGCGGGAGAACACCGTCGCCACCCCGGACGCCGACCTGCGCGCAACGCACACCTGCTCGACCTGCGGCGACCCGTACGAGCTGCCGGACGTCGCGGACTGCGCGAAGCAGGACGGCCCGATCTGCTCGCTGTGCTGCACGCTCGACAACACCTGCCACGACGTGTGCCAGACGACCGGCCCGGTCGCGCTGGGCCTGCCGGCGGTCCGGACCCCGTGAAGTCCGTGAAGGCCCGGTACCCGCGTCCGCTGCGGGTGCCGGGCCTTCACGTTGGCCGGTTTCCCCCCTGGTCCCCCTCCCGGCTCGACTCCTTCACGTCCGGGGCGGCGCCGGGGTTGCCCGGCATTTCCGAGATCTTTTCCGGCCGCATGATGGCCGCCAGCATCAGCGCGCGCAGCTCCGCGCCGACGTCTTCGACGGGCAGCGGCGGCTCGTGCGCCTGCCACTCGCGCAGCAGGCCGGTGGCCGCGCCGACCAGCGCGATCGCCGTCAGCCGGTAGTCGCGGTCGGGCGCGGCGCCGAGTTCGGCCGCGCGCCGCGCCTCCGTCTCGATGAAGGTCGCCCAGCGGTCGACCCAGACCTGGTGCTGCTCCTCCAGCTCCGCGCTGACGCCGACCGCTTCCACGTAGTTGAGCCGGGGCAGCCGGGGGTCGACGGTGACCGTGTCGATGAAGACGTCGAGCAGCGTGGCGATGCGGGTCATGGCGTCGGCGTCGGCGACCTCGTCGAGCGCGGCGGTGACGTGTTCGAGCGCGAGCATGTTGATCCGGTCGTGGAGGATGCGGAGCACGTCCTCCTTGCCGGTGAACTCCTCGTAGAAGTTCCGCGTCGAGACGCCGGCGTGGCCGCACACCTCGGTGATCTTCGTGTGCCGGAAGCCGGCGGAGGTGAACAGCTCGAGGCCGGCCGTGAGCAGTCGCTCGCGGCGGTCGGCGCGACGTTGCTCGGGTGCGACGCCGCCGTACGTACGAGCCACCGGTTGTCTCCTCCTTCTGAGGGATTGCCAGATCCTACCGGGCTGGCTACTTTGTGAAAACTTCGATTACCAAAGAGCCGGAGGCAATGATGCTTCGTCGGTTGCTGGTCGCCGTCACCCTCCTTTTCGTGGCCGCGGCGCCGGCCGCGCAGGCCGATCCGGGCGCGGTGCTCTCCGCGCAGCCGACCACGGTGTTCGTCGGCCCGTTCCCGGCCCCGGTCAAGGCGTGGCACCTCGTCTACCGCTCGACGTCGGCGACCGGCGCGCCGACCGCGGTGTCCGGGACGCTCCTGGTCCCGCCGGTGCCGTGGCTGCGCGGCGGCCCGCGCCCGCTGATCACGTACGCGGTGGGCACCCACGGCCTCGGCGACCAGTGCGCGCCCTCTTCCTTGCTGGCGCGGGGCGCCGAGAACGAAAGCGCGCTGCTCGCGCAGGCGCTGTCGCAGGGCTGGGCGGTCGTCGTCACGGACTACGAAGGCCTCGGCACGCCGGGGACGCACACGTACGCGGTCGGCCGGTCCGAAGGCCACGCGGTGCTGGACGCGGCCCGGGCGGCCTCCCGCGTACCCGGCGCCGGGTTGTCGGCCGCCGGCCCGGTCGGCGTGTTCGGCTACTCGCAGGGCGGCCAGGCGGCGGCGTGGGCGGCGGAACTGCAGGCGTCGTACGCGCCTTCGCTGAACGTCGTCGGTGTCGCGGCGGGCGGGGTGCCGGCGGACTTGACCGAAGTGTTCCGCTTCAACGACGGCGGCCCGGCCTTCGGCCTGGTCCTGGGCGCGGCCACGGGTTTCGCGGCGGCCTACCCGGACGTGCCGTTCGAGTCCATCCTCAACGACCGCGGCCGCGAAGCGGTGGCACGGGTCTCGCAGGCGTGCACGATCGAACTCGGCGCGGCGGCGCCGTTCGCGCACCTGCAGGACTTCGTGACGGTGCCGGACCCGATCCACGACCCGCGCTGGCAGGCCCGGCTGGCGGAGAACTACCTGGGCACGACGGCCCCGAAGGCGCCGGTGTACCTGTACCACGGAACGCTCGACGAGCTGATCCCGTTCAGCGTCGGGACGGCGTTGCGCGACCGCTGGCAGTCCCGCGGCGCGGCCGTCACCTGGCAGGAGTTCCCGCTCCTGGAACACATCGGCGGCGTCTCGCTCGGCGGCCCGGCGGCGATGACCTGGCTGGGCACGAAGTTCTGAGGATTCCGTTCGCCGGGGACGGCGCAGGGGGCCTTCCCCGGCGAACGGTGCGGTTCAGCCGCGGGCGACCGCGCCAATGAGCCGGGAGTGCCGCGCCAGCAGCTCCCGGTACGTCGTGATGACGTCGTCGTCGAAGGCGTCCGGCCAGTTCGTCTTCGAATGCCACGGGTACGGCACGCCTTCTTCCTTCCACCGCAGGTGCGACACGCGCCAGGCGTTGTAGTGCTCGACGAACTGGTGGAAGGAGGCGGGGAAGTCGTCCTCCTCGATCAGGTGGGACTTGGTCGCCAGCAGCTGCTGGACCGCGGCGTTGCGGGGCATCAGGTCGTGGTCGACCCAGAAGAGCCACAGGTCGAGGTCCTTCTGCGGGACCGGGCGGTCGGCACCGAAGACGTGCGGCCGCCCCAGTGTCGTCAGCAGGTCGCGGAAGGACGCCTTCCCTTCGTAGATCAGCACGGCGAGCGGGCCGTAGAGCTCCTCGAGCTGCTTCTCGACGTGGGCGAGCCGCGCGGTGAGGCGGATGCGCCGCCGTTCGGACCGCGCGTTCAGCAGGTTGCTCACGAACCAGCCGACGATCGAGACCGACCCGGCGATGACGGCGACGACGACGGCTGCGTTCATCCGACCTCCAGCTTCCCGGCCACAGCCTACGGCGACAACGCCTTCAAGGCCGTCACCGCGTCGGGCGCCAGCGAAGTCGTCAGGGTGCCGCCCCCGGCCAGCGGGGTGCGGGACCACCACTCGCCCGACGCCGCCGGGTGGTCCGGGCCGCCGACCACCAGGTCCGTGGCCAGCACCCGGCGGCCCGCCAGCACCGCCAGGCTCGCGTCCAGCCCCGCGTCGCCGACCGAAAGCGTCTGGCGCAGCACCGGAACCCCGCCCCGGGTGACCGACTGCGTGGTCGTCAAGGACCCCGGCGCCTCCCCCGCGCGGCCGAGCACCAGCACCTCCCGGGTGCGCAAGTACGCGTCGGAGGCCAGCTCCCCGCGGAAAACCGCCGTGTGGCGGGCCCGGGCGGTGATCACCGTCGGCTCCGGCAGGTACTCCAGCGAGCCGCCCGGCTCCACGACCACGTCCACAGTGGACAACGACGCCTCGCCGTGGAGACCCGGCAGCGCCAAGGTGGCCGCCACGCCGGACAACCGGAGGGACGCGCCCGGACCCACGTGGACGGTGAGCAGCAGGTCGTCGCCGCCCAGCGGGGAGGTCGCCGAGTTGACCAGGTGGACCACCGCCGTCGAACCGCGGCCCCGGCGCGGGAACAACGTCAGCGGCGCCATCGAACGCAGCTCGCGCAGGACCGTCCGCGAGCCGTCGAAGCACGCCGTCAACCGGGCGTGGGCCTTCACAGCAGGGAACGGACCCAGGCCGCGACGTCCGGCGCGTCGGGAGTGTCCACAAGGGACTGTGTGATGACCGGCAGCTCGCCCCGCATCCGGTGCGCGTCCGACGTCATCACCGCCATGTCCGCGTTCACCAGGTGCGCGATGTCGATCTTGTTGATCACCAGCAGGTCCGCCGTCGTCACGCCGGGGCCGCCCTTGCGCGGCACCTTGTCGCCGCCCGCCACGTCCACCACGAAGATCTGGCTGTCGGCCAGGCCGCGGCTGAACACCGCCGTCAGGTTGTCGCCGCCGCTCTCGATGATCACCAGGTCCAGGCCGGGGAACTTCTCCTCCAGCCGCTCGACCGCGTCCAGGTTCGCGGTGATGTCGTCGCGGATCGCGGTGTGCGGGCACGCGCCCGTCTGCACCGCCTCGATCCGCGCCGGGTCCAGCACGCCCGCGCGACGCAGGAAGTCCGCGTCCTCGGTCGTGTAGATGTCGTTCGTCACCACCGCGAGGTTGATCTCGTCGCCGAGCGCGCGGCACAGCGCCGCGGTCAGCGCCGTCTTGCCGGAGCCGACCGGGCCGCCGATGCCGATCCGGTACGCGCGGCCCGCGGTGGGCGCCGCGTCGTAGTGGTCGGGTTCGGCGGCCGTCGGGTCGAAGTTGACCTCGTGGAAGTGTCCGTGGCCGTGGCCTTCAGCTGGCAAAGAGACGCACCTCTTCCTGGTGGTGCCGGGCGTGCGCCTCGGCGAACAGGTCCAACGCGGGCGAGCCCGGCGACGGCAGCGACGCCGGATCGTCCCCCGCCACGGCCGCCGCTTTCGAACAGACGGACTCGAGATCCAGGCGCGCCACGACGGCGTTGACCGCGAAAGGATCCAGTCCCAGCAGCCGAACGGCCGCGCTCGCCGGCCCGCTCACCGCCAAGTAGGCGACGGCCATCGCGGCGTCGTACGGCGCCCCGCCCGCGACGCCGACCAGCGCGCCCAGCACCACCGGGTGGTGCGGTCGCGGGGTCTCCGCCACCAGCGCGTCCAGCACCGGGGACGGCCACGCGATCCGCCCGGCCCGGGCGGTCCCCCGCCCCTGGGCCCGTGACGCCGCACGCTGCGCGAGCGACGGCGTCCGCGCGTCCAGCTCGGCGTCCAGGAGCAACCAGTGTCCACTGGGGACAGTCCGCGAAGCCGCGTGCGCCGAAGCCGCCGCGAAAACGGCCGCCAGGAAGCCCGCCGTCCGCAACCGGCCGGACAGGAACCCCGGCAGGTCGCGCACCGAAGTCACCAGTCGCCGGGAGACGACTTCCTCCAGCCCGCCACTGTGGACGTGCCCGCCGCCGGGGAAGCGGGAGTCCGCGAGGATCAGCGCCGAGAGGTCCATCAGAACAGGAAGTACCGTTGCGCCATCGGCAGTTCGGTCACCGGCTGCGGTTCGATCAGCTCGCCGTCGACGTGCACGGCGAAGCTGTCCGGCTCGACGCGGACGTCCGGGGTGGCGTCGTTGAGCACCATGTCCGCCTTGGTCCGCGCGCGCATGTCCGACACGGCGACCAGCGGCCGCGTGATGCCGAACGTCTCGCGCAAGCCGCTGTCCAAAGCGGACGGTGCCACGAAGTGCAGGCTCAGCGCCGCCCCGATGTTCGCCCCGAACATGGGGCGGGCCACGACCGGCTGCGGCGTCGGGATGGACGCGTTCGCGTCGCCCATCGCCGCCCACGCCGGGAAGCCGCCCTTCAGCACCACGTGCGGGCGGACACCGAAGAACTTCGGCTCCCACAGGACGAGGTCCGCGAGCTTGCCGACCTCGACCGAGCCGATCTCGGTCTCCATGCCGTGCGCGATGGCCGGGTTGATCGTGTACTTGGCGACGTAGCGGCGCGCGCGCAGGTTGTCGGCCGCGCCGTCGCCGGGCAGCGCGCCGCGGCGGCGTTTCATCACGTGCGCGGTCTGCCACGTCCGGATGATCACCTCGCCGATCCGGCCCATCGCCTGCGAGTCCGAGCTCATCATCGAGATGGCGCCCAGGTCGTGCAGGACGTCCTCGGCCGCGATCGTGGTCGGCCGGATGCGGCTCTCGGCGAAGGCGAGGTCCTCGGGCACCGACGGGTTGAGGTGGTGGCAGACGACCAGCATGTCGAGGTGCTCGTCGAGCGTGTTGGCGGTGTGCGGCCGGGTCGGGTTGGTCGACGACGGCAGCACGTTCGGCAGCGAGACGACCTGGATGATGTCCGGCGCGTGCCCGCCGCCGGCGCCTTCGGTGTGGTACGCGTTGATCGAGCGCCCGCCGATGGCGTCCACAGTGGACTCCAGGAACCCGGCCTCGTTCAGCGTGTCGGTGTGGATCGCCACCTGGACACCGGCTTCGTCGGCCACGGTCAGGCAGGCGTCGATGGCGGCCGGCGTCGTACCCCAGTCCTCGTGCAGCTTGAAGCCGCCCGCGCCGGCCGCGAGCTGCTCGCGCAAGGCGTCGTGCCGGACGGTGTTCCCCTTGCCCAGCAACAGGACGTTGACCGGGTAACCGTCCATGGCGGACAGCATCCGGCCGAGGTTCCACGCGCCGGGCGTGACGGTGGTGGCCTTCGTGCCCTCGTTGGGCCCGGTGCCGCCGCCGACCAGGGTGGTCAGCCCGGCCGCCAGGGCCGTGTCGACGA is a window from the Amycolatopsis sp. cg9 genome containing:
- a CDS encoding lipase family protein; amino-acid sequence: MLRRLLVAVTLLFVAAAPAAQADPGAVLSAQPTTVFVGPFPAPVKAWHLVYRSTSATGAPTAVSGTLLVPPVPWLRGGPRPLITYAVGTHGLGDQCAPSSLLARGAENESALLAQALSQGWAVVVTDYEGLGTPGTHTYAVGRSEGHAVLDAARAASRVPGAGLSAAGPVGVFGYSQGGQAAAWAAELQASYAPSLNVVGVAAGGVPADLTEVFRFNDGGPAFGLVLGAATGFAAAYPDVPFESILNDRGREAVARVSQACTIELGAAAPFAHLQDFVTVPDPIHDPRWQARLAENYLGTTAPKAPVYLYHGTLDELIPFSVGTALRDRWQSRGAAVTWQEFPLLEHIGGVSLGGPAAMTWLGTKF
- the pdxH gene encoding pyridoxamine 5'-phosphate oxidase encodes the protein MMPGIEDQVEDAVVRLPGMRVAYDGAAFDESALAATWTDQLQGWLNQAVAAGIAEPNAMVLATADAEGRPSSRTVLCKGLDDRGVVFYTNYTSTKSHDLTATRYASVTFPWYPLQRQVHVRGEVEKVGTKETAEYWAKRPRGSQLGAWASPQSRVVDGRRALDNALSGIERRFADVEHIPAPPHWGGWRIRPDLVEFWQGREDRMHDRLRYVRTDDGWHVERVAP
- a CDS encoding MBL fold metallo-hydrolase; the protein is MKVHHLNCGSMRPAGGKLLDGEPGLLRRAELVAHCLLVETGDGLVLVDTGFGSEGVARPGEWLGRAFLTMVGAKPVAAETAVAQIKALGLDPADVRHIVMTHLDVDHAGGLADFPNAVVHVRAEEHRAATSPANAAEKNRYRAAQFAHRPLWSTYDETGEPWFGFEAVRSLKGLPAEFLLVPLTGHTRGHTGVAVDTGDGWLLHAGDAYFFHGQLDPVAPHCPPGLTVFQNLVQTLRGPRLENLARLHELARDHHDEVKVFSAHSPVELAALRR
- a CDS encoding DUF3558 family protein, yielding MRTFAVVLVAFAALTACSSGDKPTTATSSSAAPKPAPSSNAAAASLDPCKLLPAAAVSKALFLDNLTAVAGPVQDNAANGGKARSCEYQLDGKAAGALAVTRYEGKQGKPAEMVASIKKAKPGAKDVAGFPDGAVYYVDEQKTATLATAELVAGTPVLVNYTGPAKMTPEQMAPLVKQAVDAS
- a CDS encoding MBL fold metallo-hydrolase, whose product is MRVHHLNCGTMRPLGGKLIDGRPGLFRRATMVCHCLLLETDTGLVLVETGMGTPAAVDRAAWLGAGFVRQSNPIPDPAQTAIAQIRALGFDPADVRDIVLTHLDLDHAGGLIDFPWARVHVYAEELRAFTEPRDAVERGRYRRIQFAHGPQWTSYADTGEPWFGFDAVRPLDGLPPEVLLVPLSGHTRGHAGIAVDTGSGWLFNAGDSYFFHGQVDPAGPGCPPGLKWFEGHMETVKGARLDNHRRLRQLVQEHGGEVTVFAAHDETEFLRLSTRSSV
- a CDS encoding MFS transporter; amino-acid sequence: MPPRSGVRKVLGRIIVDTRPLKIPAFRRLWLSTVVTAVGTQLTAVAVPKQVFDLTGSSAYVGLTGLVALVPLLVFGLWGGAVADAVDRRKLLFVTNVGVAVTSALLWLQAFANFGSVWLVLGLLAVNQAFFAINMPTRGAVVARLVPGELLPSANALNTTMSTFGAVFGPLLAGALIPVLGLSTLYLIDVVALAITLVAVWRLPSIPPLNGPSRRAGLSDVIDGFKYLAGQKILLASFVADIIAMVFGMPRALIPEMAERTFGDPPGGGPALGWLYAALPLGAMLIGLFSGWLTRIHRQGVAVVVSICAWGAAVAGFGLAHSLWLAVVFMALAGAADMVSAVYRMAILQVATTDEMRGRLQGVFTVVVAGGPRIADLTHGWGAAAFGTTAAATGGGLLVIVLVCAAMFVLPAFWRYRAPTA
- a CDS encoding cytosine permease, which codes for MTETLSSAEESAPPKRRYAPLAANENREDYSLRFAAHSFRKWSPFVVATTALGGIAYLADFAIGASIVLSYGFTSGVLAILAAAVVIFVTGVPIAAACAKSGVDMDLLTRGAGFGYFGSTLTSLVYASFTVIFFSLEGSIMGQAFELALGIPLPIGYLLATLIVLPFALYGMGAVAKMQTWTQPLWIAGLVLPFVVVLVREPGKFAEFAHFAGTDGAGSGFSAIGFGLGMGVALSLIGQIGEQADYLRFMPEKTAENKRSWWAAVLAAGPGWVILGAAKQIGGALLAFLALGVVGKTHALEPIAPYLEAVKPALGPVALTFAALFVVVSQIKINTTNAYSGSLSFANFFSRVLHKHPGRVWYVLVNCGIALALMEFGAFGFLNKILGFYSNVAIAWIGAVCADLVIAKPLGLSPRYIEFKRAYLHKINPVGFGSMLVASAVSIVAYFGAFGPFLAAFSPLLALLIAIVLVPTLAVATKGKYYLARENTVATPDADLRATHTCSTCGDPYELPDVADCAKQDGPICSLCCTLDNTCHDVCQTTGPVALGLPAVRTP
- a CDS encoding TetR/AcrR family transcriptional regulator, producing MARTYGGVAPEQRRADRRERLLTAGLELFTSAGFRHTKITEVCGHAGVSTRNFYEEFTGKEDVLRILHDRINMLALEHVTAALDEVADADAMTRIATLLDVFIDTVTVDPRLPRLNYVEAVGVSAELEEQHQVWVDRWATFIETEARRAAELGAAPDRDYRLTAIALVGAATGLLREWQAHEPPLPVEDVGAELRALMLAAIMRPEKISEMPGNPGAAPDVKESSREGDQGGNRPT